One Setaria viridis chromosome 5, Setaria_viridis_v4.0, whole genome shotgun sequence genomic region harbors:
- the LOC117858239 gene encoding peptide-N4-(N-acetyl-beta-glucosaminyl)asparagine amidase A yields MSASSASSSLLLLSLCLALLSHFAAASPRPRDLRFSAEDIAAVEAALPLRHRRSSGTTFFEVDRPLRPPKGSSGPCSTLLLSHSFAFTLTKPPVTAAYSPPECLLEAGAVSLAVLEWRAECRGVQYDRIFGVWLGGAELLRGSTAEPRPGGVAWSVSKDVTRYAPLLAAGNATLAVYLGNLIDDTYNGVYHANLTLHLYFRRAARSSSPQPAAAADAIVPVSRSLPLNDGLWFVVQNSTDVQSARLAVPPNAYRAVLEVYVSSHYADEFWYMNTPEQNGPFREVTVLLDGDVVGAVWPFPVIYTGGINPLIWRPITSIGSFNMPTYDIELTPFLGKLLDGEHHELGFKVTNALNSWYVDANLHLWLDGKSSKTTGGLVAYDAPKLAGSIVSHSADGIDGEYEATASRNITATGWVSSSRGNVTTTFTQRLSFANTNVVSSHGSAQAINQTTDALTSVSGGGAQAQQQVHQSFPLYIFLGGDGSGTSSQRLMRRVEIGFEEARSGAVTSTLRNRQAAAAEVTLRDDAVVGASWRMHQTYAYGASDGGCYLRNVSSVGYDVLFDHRDASCAGARGR; encoded by the coding sequence ATGTCGGCGTCATCTGCCTCCTCCAGcttgctcctcctctccctctgccTCGCTCTGCTCTCCCACTTCGCCGCGGCCTCGCCTCGGCCACGCGACCTCCGCTTCTCCGCCGAGGACATCgccgcggtggaggcggcgctgccGCTGCGCCACAGGAGGTCGTCGGGGACCACCTTCTTCGAGGTCGACCGCCCGCTGCGCCCGCCTAAGGGGAGCTCGGGCCCCTGCTCCACGCTGCTACTCTCGCACTCCTTCGCCTTCACGCTCACCAAGCCACCCGTCACCGCGGCGTACTCGCCGCCGGAGTGCCTGCTCGAGGCCGGCGCGGTCTCGCTCGCGGTGCTCGAGTGGCGCGCCGAGTGCCGCGGGGTGCAGTACGACCGCATCTTCGGCGTGTGGCTCGGCGGCGCCGAGCTCCTGCGCGGCAGCACCGCGGAGCCGCGCCCGGGGGGAGTGGCGTGGTCGGTATCCAAGGACGTCACCAGGTAcgcgccgctcctcgccgccgggaaCGCCACGCTCGCCGTGTACCTCGGCAACCTCATCGACGACACCTACAACGGCGTCTACCACGCCAACCTCACGCTCCACCTCTActtccgccgcgccgcgcggtcTTCGTcgccgcagccggcggcggcggccgacgccaTCGTCCCCGTCTCGAGGAGCCTGCCGCTCAACGACGGGCTCTGGTTCGTGGTCCAGAACTCCACCGACGTCCAGTCAGCGCGCCTCGCGGTGCCGCCCAACGCGTACCGCGCGGTGCTCGAGGTCTACGTCTCGTCCCACTACGCCGACGAGTTCTGGTACATGAACACGCCGGAGCAGAACGGGCCGTTCCGCGAGGTCACCGTCCtgctcgacggcgacgtcgtcggCGCGGTGTGGCCGTTCCCCGTGATCTACACCGGCGGCATCAACCCCCTCATCTGGCGCCCCATCACCAGCATTGGGTCCTTCAACATGCCCACCTACGACATCGAGCTCACGCCCTTCCTGGGCAAGCTCCTCGACGGCGAGCACCACGAGCTTGGGTTCAAGGTGACCAACGCGCTCAACTCCTGGTACGTGGACGCCAACCTCCACCTCTGGCTCGATGGCAAGAGCTCCAAGACCACCGGTGGCCTCGTCGCCTACGACGCGCCGAAGCTGGCCGGCAGCATCGTCTCGCACTCCGCCGACGGCATCGACGGCGAGTACGAGGCGACGGCGAGCCGGAACATTACGGCGACGGGTTGGGTGAGCTCGTCACGCGGCAACGTGACCACAACATTCACGCAGCGGCTGAGCTTCGCGAACACGAACGTGGTGAGCAGCCACGGCAGCGCGCAGGCGATCAACCAGACGACGGACGCGCTCACCAGtgtcagcggcggcggggcgcaggcgcagcagcaggtgcacCAGAGCTTCCCGCTCTACATCTTcctgggcggcgacggcagcggcacGTCGTCTCAGCGGCTGATGCGGCGCGTGGAGATCGGGTTCGAGGAGGCGCGGTCCGGCGCCGTGACGAGCACGCTGCGGaaccggcaggcggcggcggcggaggtgacgCTCCGGGACGACGCCGTGGTGGGCGCGTCGTGGCGGATGCACCAGACGTACGCGTACGGCGCCAGCGACGGCGGCTGCTACCTCAGGAACGTGAGCAGCGTCGGTTACGACGTGCTTTTCGACCATCGCGACGCGTCCTGCGCCGGTGCGCGAGGGCGCTGA
- the LOC117855435 gene encoding peptide-N4-(N-acetyl-beta-glucosaminyl)asparagine amidase A, with the protein MAVPCVRLAVLLCLMIPATVASPRSLRKSPANASRPTAFFEVDRPLRPPRGSSGRCSTLLLSASFGSTFAKPPATAAYSPPRCLVKAGGRASAISLAVLEWRAACQGAQLDRIFGVWLGGAELLRGSTGAPPPNGIVWSVSKDVTKYASLIAAAGKSTLAVYLGNLVNTTLTGVYHANVTLHLYLRRTPTTKPPPAMAPADLIVPMSRALPLNGGLWFPIQSAADVASKSVALPSNTYRAVLELYVSFHEDDELWYKNQPGYQNGPFREVTARVDGVIAGSVCPFPVIYPGGIYPLLWRPITPIGSFNLPTYDIELTPFLGKLLDGKAHEFAFAVTNAVDVWYVDANLHLWLDPGGTATTAGLVSYVAPPANTTSSKSTNPVDTHYHATANRLVSATGWVKSSYGNITTNATRTFALEYLLTFETLDLTIVADTGVVATDGAGGVLYSAQTHGNFPLGWVYQQNSLTITHGLEETTVAAGRWSSAPPYRSLRTTQSSLVEDEEGGGKSWGVRQTYRYNATDGCYFRNVTSSNYSVVSDHSNEVCVKGAASAGVGAVTAALPAVNLP; encoded by the coding sequence ATGGCCGTGCCATGCGTTcgcctcgccgtcctcctctgTTTGATGATCCCAGCCACCGTCGCCTCACCTCGGAGCCTACGAAAATCCCCGGCCAACGCGTCGCGGCCGACAGCCTTCTTCGAGGTGGACCGCCCGCTCCGCCCGCCACGCGGCAGCTCCGGCCGGTGCTCCACGCTCCTGCTCTCCGCCTCCTTCGGCTCCACCTTCGCCAagccccccgccaccgccgcgtacTCCCCGCCGCGCTGCCTCGTCAAGGCGGGCGGCCGCGCCTCGGCGATCTCCCTCGCGGTGCTCGAGTGGCGCGCCGCCTGCCAGGGAGCCCAGCTCGACAGGATCTTCGGCGTCTGGCTCGGCGGCGCGGAGCTCCTCCGCGGCAgcaccggcgcgccgccgcccaacgGCATCGTCTGGTCTGTCTCCAAGGACGTCACCAAGTACGCGtccctcatcgccgccgccggcaagtcCACCCTCGCCGTGTACCTCGGCAACCTCGTCAACACCACGCTCACCGGCGTGTACCATGCCAACGTCACGCTCCACCTCTACCTCCGCCGCACGCCGACGACGAAACCGCCGCCCGCCATGGCTCCCGCCGACCTCATCGTCCCGATGTCGCGAGCCCTCCCTCTGAACGGCGGGCTGTGGTTCCCGATCCAGAGCGCCGCCGACGTCGCGTCCAAGAGCGTCGCGCTGCCGTCCAACACCTACCGCGCGGTCCTCGAACTCTACGTCTCGTTCCACGAAGACGACGAGTTATGGTACAAGAACCAGCCCGGGTACCAGAATGGCCCGTTCCGCGAGGTCACCGCTCGTGTCGACGGTGTCATCGCCGGCTCCGTGTGCCCGTTCCCCGTCATCTACCCCGGCGGCATCTACCCCCTCCTATGGCGGCCAATCACCCCCATTGGCTCCTTCAACCTCCCGACATACGACATCGAGCTGACGCCTTTTCTGGGCAAGCTGCTGGACGGCAAGGCGCACGAGTTCGCGTTCGCGGTGACCAACGCCGTGGACGTGTGGTACGTCGACGCCAACCTCCACCTCTGGCTGGACCCCGGCggcacggcgacgacggcgggccTCGTGAGCTAcgtcgcgccgccggcgaacaCGACGTCGTCGAAGTCCACCAACCCCGTCGACACCCACTACCACGCGACGGCGAACCGGCTCGTCTCCGCCACCGGGTGGGTGAAGTCATCGTACGGGAACATAACGACCAACGCCACGCGGACGTTCGCCCTCGAGTACCTCCTCACCTTCGAGACGCTGGACCTGACCATCGTTGCGGACACCGGCGTCGTCGCCacggacggcgccggcggcgtcctgTACTCGGCGCAGACGCACGGGAACTTCCCGCTTGGCTGGGTCTATCAACAGAATAGTCTAACCATCACGCACGGGTTGGAGGAGACGAcggtggccgccggccggtggtcgtcggcgccgccgtacCGGTCGCTGCGCACCACGCAGAGCAGCCtcgtggaggacgaggagggaggcggcaagTCGTGGGGCGTCCGGCAGACGTACAGGTACAACGCCACCGACGGGTGCTACTTCAGGAACGTGACCAGCAGCAACTACAGCGTCGTGTCGGACCACTCCAATGAGGTCTGCGTGAAGGGGGCGGCATCCGCCGGAGTAGGCGCTGTCACGGCCGCGCTACCGGCGGTGAATCTTCCATAG